One part of the Mariniblastus fucicola genome encodes these proteins:
- a CDS encoding HEAT repeat domain-containing protein: MIMQLFSRSLRFKILIAAALLIASPTTSIFAQDDATVIRDEATRDRQGIIRLGTDERVVRIENTEELLVRSVAQSNPTTAIELAKAIGLMIDIERFDVASEYLDSLASLELDGEASYELNRSVGPDLFYEIARAKDLQPLGRETAVKVFKAASSWANSDERVAVLIDQLASDDEYARGEAFAKLNRVGKKGVARVIETFADQNREDDFPAMRGALYAFGESAVGPLLGAAESNEPAVRIEAIRGLAKLESNQAVDMLLRQSLSLQTQSPFRELASFHLSKSGRAPARSDAESRLRSRVEGFLEGRRESAESLVGTVDVWSWNDDSGKLEVVEVESSVAARLRAAELARTLFEIDPTNTRNRELHLLSQLEFRKRRVGASQQINVDELLEQAENIDAVEIERLLVEAIDLDLIPAATAACEVLKQIGSDSQVVGAERRPLVNAILVGDRHLQFAAFDAIAEINPKTAYAGCSYVAELGAFLASSRFNRKCAVGHIRNEVAQAWATSTGPRGWSSMAATSSQEFFEKVTSDPDVAMLIVSDTLRRPEHRELVQQLRSHWKTRRMPIGLLARDANHLIRSVRYTEGIDRLLTFPISLDSGAIASQLDQLEDQQSPWNVSSDDRYRHAARAVQWLEGATTDPELDFYHFGAHQKQLLDLLYHPEFTSSAAKILATQPTAVAQRAMLGFVSQGDLPIEARELVADAFESAVKRGGTMLTTREIQLQYERYNASESQPAETQKVLGRVLDVIEARRKRSRR; the protein is encoded by the coding sequence ATGATTATGCAATTATTCAGTCGTTCCCTCCGATTCAAAATTTTGATCGCTGCTGCGCTGTTGATTGCGTCTCCAACCACCTCCATCTTCGCTCAGGATGATGCCACCGTCATCAGAGACGAAGCCACTCGTGACCGTCAGGGCATCATTCGTCTGGGTACGGACGAGCGCGTTGTTCGGATCGAGAATACGGAAGAGTTGCTGGTTCGTTCCGTTGCCCAATCCAATCCGACGACCGCCATCGAGTTGGCAAAAGCTATCGGGCTGATGATTGACATTGAGCGTTTCGACGTCGCTAGTGAGTATCTTGATTCGCTGGCCTCTCTTGAGCTTGATGGCGAAGCGAGTTACGAGCTCAATCGATCCGTCGGGCCTGATCTGTTTTACGAAATCGCTCGGGCGAAAGATCTACAGCCTCTGGGGCGAGAAACGGCCGTCAAGGTTTTCAAGGCGGCGTCCAGTTGGGCGAACTCGGATGAACGTGTGGCTGTGTTGATTGACCAGCTGGCTAGCGACGACGAGTATGCTCGCGGGGAAGCGTTCGCGAAGCTGAATCGCGTTGGCAAAAAGGGCGTGGCTCGAGTCATCGAAACGTTTGCCGATCAGAATCGCGAAGACGACTTTCCGGCGATGCGTGGCGCTCTGTATGCCTTCGGTGAATCCGCTGTCGGCCCGCTTTTGGGAGCCGCTGAATCGAACGAGCCTGCTGTGCGGATCGAAGCCATTCGTGGGCTGGCAAAACTGGAGTCAAACCAGGCGGTGGATATGCTGTTGCGGCAGTCGCTATCTCTACAAACTCAATCGCCCTTTCGCGAGCTCGCGTCGTTTCATTTGTCCAAAAGCGGTCGTGCTCCGGCTCGGTCGGATGCCGAATCACGACTCAGGAGTCGCGTCGAAGGATTCCTGGAAGGCCGCCGCGAATCTGCCGAAAGCCTGGTCGGCACGGTCGACGTCTGGAGTTGGAACGACGATTCCGGAAAGCTCGAAGTCGTCGAAGTGGAGTCAAGCGTTGCGGCTCGTCTGCGTGCTGCTGAACTGGCCCGAACGCTTTTCGAAATTGATCCGACAAACACGCGAAACCGGGAATTGCATTTGTTGTCCCAGTTGGAGTTTCGCAAGCGGCGGGTCGGTGCATCGCAGCAAATCAACGTCGACGAATTGCTGGAGCAAGCTGAAAACATCGACGCGGTAGAGATTGAGCGGTTGTTGGTCGAAGCCATCGATCTGGATTTGATCCCCGCGGCCACGGCGGCTTGCGAAGTCCTGAAACAAATTGGATCGGATTCACAGGTTGTGGGTGCCGAGCGTCGTCCGTTGGTCAACGCGATTCTCGTCGGCGATCGCCATCTTCAGTTCGCGGCATTTGATGCTATCGCAGAGATCAATCCAAAAACGGCTTACGCGGGCTGTAGCTATGTCGCGGAATTGGGTGCCTTTTTGGCGTCCAGTCGCTTCAATCGAAAATGTGCTGTTGGCCATATCCGCAACGAAGTGGCTCAGGCCTGGGCGACGTCGACAGGACCTCGCGGCTGGAGCAGCATGGCGGCGACTTCCAGCCAGGAATTCTTTGAGAAGGTAACTTCCGATCCCGACGTCGCGATGCTGATTGTCAGCGACACGCTTCGCCGTCCCGAACATCGCGAACTGGTTCAACAGCTTCGCAGCCACTGGAAGACTCGACGTATGCCAATCGGATTGTTGGCTCGCGACGCAAATCATTTGATTAGATCAGTCCGCTATACCGAAGGCATCGACCGATTGTTGACTTTCCCAATCAGTCTCGATTCGGGCGCGATTGCGTCGCAGTTGGATCAGCTCGAAGATCAACAGTCTCCCTGGAACGTCAGCAGCGATGATCGCTACCGACATGCTGCTCGTGCCGTGCAGTGGTTAGAGGGCGCGACGACTGACCCTGAGTTGGATTTTTATCATTTCGGTGCCCATCAGAAACAGCTGTTGGACTTGCTCTATCATCCCGAGTTCACCAGTTCGGCCGCAAAGATCCTCGCCACTCAGCCAACCGCCGTCGCCCAACGAGCGATGCTTGGTTTTGTCTCGCAAGGCGATCTACCGATCGAAGCTCGCGAGTTGGTTGCCGATGCTTTTGAGTCCGCCGTCAAGCGTGGTGGCACAATGCTGACGACTCGCGAGATTCAACTGCAGTACGAACGTTACAACGCCAGCGAATCTCAGCCAGCCGAAACGCAAAAGGTTCTCGGCCGCGTGCTCGATGTCATCGAAGCACGCCGCAAGCGTTCGCGACGATAA
- the argH gene encoding argininosuccinate lyase, producing MSQTDQPNPDSAASPSRSGAFDAAVDRRVERFTESISFDHRLYRQDIAGSIAHAQMLADQDILTAEECQQIIAGLTEIKSQLDEGSFPLRPELEDIHMNIEQALIDKLGDVGRKLHTGRSRNDQVSTDMRLWVRDAIDRIDAALKDLQSAFLCRCELDAEVILPAYTHLQRAQPVVAPHYWLAYIEKFQRDRDRLADCRKRVNLCSLGTAALAGTTLNIDRDNSARRLGFEGVVENSIDSSSDRDYLLETCFCLSTIGIHLSGWAEEWILWSTVEFDFISLPHEFCTGSSIMPQKINPDVLELTRGKSARVIGSLQTLLVLTKGLPLAYNRDLQEDKRPFFEAIDTIEGCLEVAAPLVAGARLKRESIESRLERGFLDATTLMEFLIKRGTPQRKAHHLIGGLVKLATEKTVTLSQLAVEDFQSFDASLDESVYSVLGVANAVAAFQSYGSTAPTRVEAQVQRWKTRLKPV from the coding sequence TTGTCCCAAACCGACCAGCCCAACCCAGATTCCGCAGCCAGTCCCAGCCGCAGTGGCGCATTTGATGCCGCTGTCGACCGACGTGTCGAGCGGTTCACCGAAAGTATCAGTTTTGATCACCGACTTTATCGGCAGGATATCGCTGGCAGTATCGCGCACGCACAAATGCTCGCTGATCAGGACATTTTGACGGCGGAAGAGTGCCAGCAGATTATCGCTGGCTTGACCGAGATTAAGTCGCAGCTGGACGAAGGCAGTTTTCCCCTGCGTCCGGAACTCGAAGACATTCACATGAATATCGAGCAGGCTTTGATCGACAAGCTTGGCGACGTCGGACGCAAATTGCACACAGGCCGCAGCCGCAACGATCAGGTTTCGACCGACATGAGATTGTGGGTTCGCGACGCGATTGATCGAATCGATGCGGCGCTGAAAGATTTACAGTCGGCTTTCCTCTGCCGCTGCGAGCTCGACGCCGAAGTCATTCTGCCGGCTTACACGCATTTGCAACGAGCCCAACCTGTTGTCGCACCGCACTATTGGCTGGCTTACATCGAAAAATTTCAGCGAGATCGCGACCGTTTGGCCGATTGCCGCAAACGAGTCAACTTGTGCAGCCTGGGAACCGCTGCGTTGGCCGGCACGACGCTGAACATTGATCGCGACAACAGCGCCCGTCGGCTCGGGTTTGAGGGCGTGGTCGAAAACAGCATCGATTCGTCCAGCGATCGGGACTATTTGCTGGAAACCTGTTTCTGTCTTTCGACGATCGGTATCCACTTGAGCGGTTGGGCCGAAGAGTGGATTTTGTGGTCGACCGTCGAGTTCGATTTTATCTCGTTGCCGCACGAATTCTGTACCGGTTCGTCGATCATGCCCCAGAAAATCAATCCGGATGTGCTGGAGTTGACTCGAGGCAAATCGGCTCGGGTGATTGGCTCGCTGCAGACGCTGCTGGTGCTGACGAAGGGCTTGCCGCTGGCATACAACCGCGATTTGCAGGAAGACAAACGGCCTTTCTTCGAAGCCATCGATACGATCGAGGGCTGTCTGGAAGTCGCGGCTCCGCTGGTTGCTGGAGCGAGGCTAAAACGCGAGTCGATCGAGAGCCGCCTGGAACGAGGATTCCTCGACGCGACGACGCTGATGGAGTTCCTGATCAAGCGTGGTACGCCGCAGCGGAAGGCTCATCATCTGATCGGCGGTCTGGTAAAGCTCGCAACCGAAAAAACCGTCACACTTTCCCAATTGGCCGTCGAGGATTTTCAATCTTTTGACGCCAGCTTGGACGAGTCGGTTTACTCTGTACTGGGAGTCGCCAATGCGGTCGCCGCGTTCCAGAGCTACGGCTCGACGGCTCCAACGAGGGTAGAGGCGCAGGTTCAAAGGTGGAAAACACGTTTGAAACCTGTCTAA